One Pectinophora gossypiella chromosome 9, ilPecGoss1.1, whole genome shotgun sequence genomic region harbors:
- the LOC126369857 gene encoding probable E3 ubiquitin-protein ligase HERC4 encodes MFCWGNATHHELYVEGPENIDLIIKPTLSKWRESSHLKLVAAGEFHTLYLTSQGSLYSCGSNEVGQLGRNSHGKDGKSPVLVETFKGCTLTAIACGIQHSMALDEWGQPFSWGSDTMGQLGSNLGVDSQDKPKIVKFLATKNVIQIDCGSYHSVALTNNGELYAWGANTYGQCGLGTMTSKETTPQPITSLLGVPIALISCGNHHTFALSKSGAVFGWGKNTHGQLGLSDRENRCYPSHLKTLRNVKVCHIACGEDFTVFLTLDGGVFTCGAGEYGQTGHGATRDELVPRKVMELMGSTVTQVACGRRHLLCRVGDRILACGYGARGQLGCPHMAFALVPTPIPFTPNDESPFSPDTFSGPIKVFAGWDHSFLLLNSTGPVDFRIPDPSRQILTLSVARLAACEVFKESDTVNQDLMAYLETVFGSLACVNGSFLLAQNAHYGCNTKVPGVDLKRAEEAFTLISRFENTSIKELIFNHLTENIIKKMKVSPPDAEALRMFLILPLYHEMRNPRRHPELQGPFAEAYNKLSTHPQRIVHLWWEAQTPEYFEMLVDIFKSVIVYELMQPSVRANKKIYFTHSIIQILNTLASLNKINFTNPKKPKIPAECFYIDELCNYVDIATDYINWLSDQDSSQPHMCNYAFLFDVTCKSLLLKIDQQIQMQMAISRAATQIFTRLFMDPTYEYHRDQFLNLTVSRNHIVRDTMLQISNHDTSQLKKPLRVEFVGEEAEDAGGVRKEFFLLLLKEIFDPVYGMFQTSDETNMIWFSNNPFEDDVMYYLIGAIYGLAIYNSIIIYVPFPLVLYKKLLGESVMLDDLSDIYPTLANSLKSLLDYPDNDVEEVFSLCFAVNTVVFDQIHVHPLKDDGVNIPVTHENKQEYVELYVDFLLNKSVENQFKAFNKGFQKVCGGRIIKLFRSHELMSVVIGNEEYDWDMFESNCDYKNGYSATDKEIRWFWEVFHELSIEDKKKFLLFLTGSDRVPVQGMRDIKIRIQPVADDRYYPVAHTCFNLLDLPRYKTKERLKYYLTQAIQQTQGFSLV; translated from the exons atgttttgttgggGTAATGCAACTCATCATGAACTCTATGTAGAAGGGCCTGAGAATATTGACTTG atTATAAAACCAACGTTATCAAAGTGGCGGGAGAGTAGTCATTTGAAGCTGGTGGCTGCAGGGGAATTCCATACACTATACCTCACTAGTCAGGGATCCCTATACTCATGCGGAAGCAACGAAGTTGGTCAACTTGGCCGGAACAGTCATGGCAAGGATGGCAAATCTCCAG TTTTAGTAGAAACATTCAAAGGATGCACATTGACAGCAATAGCATGCGGCATTCAGCATTCAATGGCTCTAGATGAATGGGGCCAACCATTCAGTTGGGGCTCTGACACCATGGGACAGCTTGGTAGTAACCTCGGTGTCGACAGCCAGGACAAACCGAAAATAGTCAAGTTCCTAGCAACAAAGAATGTGATACAAATTGATTGTGGTTCATACCATTCCGTAGCGTTAACAAATA ATGGGGAACTTTATGCATGGGGTGCGAATACATATGGACAGTGTGGTCTAGGCACTATGACAAGTAAAGAGACCACTCCACAACCAATCACATCCCTGCTGGGTGTACCTATTGCACTCATTTCCTGTGGTAACCACCATACCTTTGCACTTTCCAA ATCCGGCGCCGTATTTGGTTGGGGGAAAAACACGCACGGACAATTAGGACTATCAGACAGGGAAAACAGATGTTACCCATCGCATTTGAAAACATTGAGGAATGTTAAG GTGTGTCACATAGCATGTGGAGAAGACTTCACGGTGTTCCTCACCCTGGACGGAGGTGTCTTCACGTGTGGCGCGGGGGAGTACGGTCAAACTGGCCACGGCGCAACAAGGGACGAACTTGTGCCTAGAAAG GTGATGGAGCTAATGGGCAGTACAGTGACGCAAGTGGCTTGCGGTCGTCGCCACCTGTTGTGCCGAGTCGGGGATCGAATCCTGGCCTGCGGGTATGGCGCCCGGGGGCAACTTGGGTGCCCGCACATGGCTTTTGCGCTCGTACCTACGCCGATCCCCTTCACACCTAATGATGAGTCGCCG TTCTCACCAGATACATTCAGCGGGCCTATCAAAGTGTTCGCCGGGTGGGACCACAGCTTTCTACTGTTGAACAGTACCGGGCCGGTAGATTTCAGGATACCTGACCCCTCCAGACAGATTCTGACCTTGAGTGTGGCCAGACTGGCTGCCTGCGAGGTGTTCAAGGAATCTGATACCGTCAACCAG GACCTGATGGCTTACCTGGAGACAGTGTTCGGCTCCCTGGCCTGTGTAAACGGGTCATTCCTCTTGGCCCAGAACGCTCACTACGGCTGCAATACCAAGGTCCCCGGCGTCGACTTGAAAAGGGCCGAAGAAGCATTCACGCTTATCAGCAGATTTGAGAATACCTCCATCAAAGAGCTC ATATTCAACCATCTAACAGAGAATATAATAAAGAAGATGAAGGTGTCGCCGCCGGACGCAGAGGCACTGCGCATGTTCCTCATACTGCCACTTTATCACGAAATGCGGAACCCGAGGCGACATCCTGAACTACAG GGACCATTTGCAGAGGCATACAACAAGCTATCGACGCACCCGCAACGGATAGTACACCTATGGTGGGAGGCTCAGACGCCGGAGTACTTTGAAATGCTGGTTGATATATTCAAGAGCGTGATAGTTTACGAATTGATGCAACCCAGCGTTCGAGCCAATAAG AAAATCTATTTCACACACAGCATAATACAAATTCTGAACACATTGGCGTCGCTGAACAAAATCAACTTCACGAATCCGAAGAAGCCCAAAATACCGGCGGAATGTTTCTACATAGACGAACTTTGCAACTATGTGGACATTGCTACAGACTACATTAACTGGCTTTCTGATCAGGAT TCCTCCCAACCACACATGTGCAACTACGCCTTCCTATTCGACGTGACCTGCAAGTCACTTCTACTCAAAATCGATCAGCAGATCCAAATGCAAATGGCTATAAGCCGAGCTGCCACTCAGATCTTCACTCGGTTGTTTATGGACCCAACATATGAGTACCATAGAGACCAATTCCTGAACCTGACGGTGTCTAGAAACCACATAGTGCGCGACACCATGCTTCAGATCAGTAATCATGATACTTCGCAGCTGAAAAAGCCGCTTAGG GTAGAATTCGTAGGAGAAGAAGCAGAAGACGCAGGTGGTGTTAGGAAAGAGTTCTTCCTTCTACTGCTGAAAGAGATCTTCGACCCGGTGTACGGCATGTTCCAGACTTCTGATGAAACCAACATGATTTGGTTCTCCAACAACCCCTTCGAAGATGACGTCATGTATTACTTGATTG GTGCGATCTACGGCCTAGCAATATACAATTCGATAATAATCTACGTGCCATTCCCTCTGGTTCTATATAAGAAGTTGCTCGGCGAGTCTGTCATGTTGGACGACCTCTCAGACATATATCCAACTCTCGCCAACAGTTTGAAGAGCTTGCTGGATTATCCTGATAATGATGTTGAAGAG gtgttcagcctgtgcTTCGCGGTGAACACTGTGGTATTCGACCAGATTCATGTCCACCCGCTAAAGGACGACGGCGTTAATATACCGGTGACGCATGAGAACAAACAGGAGTACGTAGAGCTGTACGTAGACTTTCTGCTCAACAAGTCCGTGGAGAATCAGTTCAAGGCGTTCAACAAAGGCTTCCAGAAG GTATGCGGCGGCAGAATAATAAAGTTGTTCCGTTCGCACGAACTGATGTCGGTGGTGATTGGCAACGAGGAGTACGACTGGGACATGTTCGAGAGCAACTGCGACTACAAGAACGGATATTCCGCCACCGATAAGGAAATCAG ATGGTTCTGGGAAGTGTTCCACGAGTTGTCGATTGAGGACAAGAAGAAGTTCCTACTGTTCCTCACGGGCAGCGACAGAGTTCCCGTGCAAGGCATGAGGGATATTAAG ATAAGGATACAGCCAGTAGCGGACGACAGATATTACCCGGTCGCCCACACGTGCTTCAACCTGCTTGACCTCCCCCGGTACAAGACCAAGGAGCGCCTCAAGTACTACCTCACGCAGGCCATTCAACAGACTCAGGGCTTCTCCCTAGTCTGA